The following proteins come from a genomic window of Aspergillus oryzae RIB40 DNA, chromosome 4:
- a CDS encoding FAD-dependent oxidoreductase (D-aspartate oxidase), with protein sequence MEQKNVVVIGAGVAGLTTALLLSRLPRYKVVVAAKHMPGDYDIEYASPWAGANYMPPCAYLIIVMLSMSTRGTKAADWDKDTWAALEDLARNHPDAGIHFQERIRLRLSINNDEECEIHSRSKDVGTTTAKWFGELLSPSPWFKDVVPNFCTLPKSRHGPGFDSVTVFTSVCINTAVYLPWLVSQCLKNGVVFKRAVFNHILDATSPSVHPDQKVDLVINCAGLMASKLGGVEDKTVVPARGQIVIVRNEAGKMLDVSGTDDGDGEACYVMTRAAGGGTILGGSYQLGNWDSQADPNLAVRIMKRAVKMCPQLTDGKEIEHLDIIRHSVGLRPVRANGARIEKERIGDTWVVHNYGAGGAGYQSSYGCAQAAVNLAEEALATRAKL encoded by the exons ATGGAACAGAAGAATGTGGTAGTTATTGG TGCCGGGGTTGCGGGTCTCACGACGGCTCTTCTCCTCTCGAGGCTTCCAAGGTACAAGGTAGTTGTTGCAGCTAAACATATGCCCGGAGACTACGACATTGAATATGCTTCACCGTGGGCTGGCGCGAATTATATGCC gcCTTGCGCATATCTCATTATAGTCATGCTTAGTATGTCGACCCGAGGCACCAAGGCAGCAGATTGGGATAAGGACACATGGGCGGCACTGGAGGATTTAGCACGCAATCACCCTGATGCCGGAATACACTTCCAAG AAAGGATTCGTTTGCGACTCAGCATTAacaatgatgaagaatgtgaAATACACAGCCGCTCGAAAGACGTTGGTACGACAACCGCAAAATGGTTTGGAGAGCTTTTGTCACCGAGCCCGTGGTTTAAGGACGTTGTTCCTAAT TTTTGCACTCTTCCCAAGAGTAGACATGGCCCTGGCTTTGACTCTGTGACAGTCTTCACATCAGTCTGCATCAATACCGCGGTATACCTTCCCTGGCTCGTTTCCCAGTGCCTCAAAAATGGAGTTGTATTCAAACGAGCTGTTTTCAACCATATTCTGGACGCAACCTCTCCATCGGTCCACCCCGACCAGAAGGTCGACCTCGTGATAAACTGTGCAGGCCTTATGGCTTCCAAGTTGGGCGGAGTCGAAGATAAAACCGTTGTACCTGCCCGTGGACAAATTGTGATAGTCCGGAATGAAGCCGGTAAGATGCTAGATGTCTCTGGAACtgacgatggcgatggtGAAGCATGCTATGTTATGACCCGAGCTGCTGGCGGCGGTACGATCCTGGGTGGCTCGTATCAGTTGGGAAATTGGGATTCACAGGCGGACCCCAATCTTGCCGTGCGCATTATGAAGCGCGCAGTGAAGATGTGTCCTCAACTTACGGATGGGAAGGAAATCGAGCACCTCGATATTATTCGACACAGTGTGGGTCTGAGACCCGTGCGGGCGAATGGGGCAAGAATCGAGAAGGAACGTATAGGAGACACTTGGGTGGTGCACAACTATGGTGCTGGAGGTGCCGGATATCAATCATCTTATGGATGCGCTCAGGCTGCTGTGAACCTCGCAGAGGAGGCTTTGGCGACCAGGGCAAAGCTGTGA